A window of Flavobacterium flavigenum contains these coding sequences:
- a CDS encoding ornithine cyclodeaminase family protein: MNTNVPYITDDFIENYCHFNDLVEALKDGFSTSAIEVPMRHHHDFQNPDEDKDSTLLLMPAFNPGKELGVKIVTVSPNNGKYNLPAIQGMYLYLDAHKGYIKAILDAKSLTAKRTAAASALASSYLSRKDSSSLLILGTGALSINLIKAHCSVRPITTVYVWGRSFEKAQRICDALKAESFTCIAIEKIEDKIAEVDIICAATLSTTPLVFGEFLKKGQHVDLVGAYKKDTREADDQAIIKSSVFVDTYQGGLKESGDILIPLTSGILSKETIKADLFELCSTTKSGRTSDSEITLFKSVGHALEDLVAASYFYKLFQNKKGDTF; this comes from the coding sequence ATGAATACTAATGTTCCTTACATAACGGATGATTTCATTGAAAACTATTGCCATTTCAATGATTTAGTAGAAGCTCTTAAAGATGGATTTTCAACTTCGGCTATTGAAGTGCCCATGCGTCATCATCATGATTTTCAGAATCCTGACGAAGATAAAGATTCGACATTACTATTGATGCCTGCTTTTAATCCGGGCAAAGAATTGGGGGTAAAAATAGTTACGGTAAGTCCCAATAATGGAAAATACAATTTGCCAGCTATTCAGGGGATGTATTTATATCTGGATGCACACAAAGGGTATATTAAAGCTATTTTAGATGCAAAATCGTTAACCGCCAAAAGAACCGCTGCAGCATCGGCATTAGCGAGCAGTTATCTCTCCAGAAAAGATTCTTCATCGCTCCTTATTCTAGGTACTGGTGCATTGTCAATTAACTTAATTAAAGCACATTGCAGCGTAAGACCCATTACAACTGTTTATGTCTGGGGACGAAGTTTCGAGAAAGCCCAAAGAATATGTGATGCTTTAAAAGCAGAATCATTCACTTGTATTGCTATAGAAAAAATTGAGGACAAAATCGCAGAAGTTGATATTATTTGTGCGGCTACTTTATCTACTACGCCTTTGGTTTTTGGAGAATTCTTAAAAAAAGGGCAGCATGTAGATTTAGTAGGGGCTTATAAAAAAGATACCCGTGAAGCTGATGATCAGGCTATAATCAAATCAAGTGTTTTTGTAGATACTTATCAGGGAGGCTTAAAAGAAAGTGGCGATATTTTAATACCCTTAACATCTGGTATCCTTTCTAAAGAGACTATAAAAGCAGATTTATTTGAGTTGTGCAGTACTACTAAATCAGGAAGAACTTCAGATTCTGAAATTACACTATTTAAGTCGGTGGGTCATGCGTTAGAAGATTTAGTTGCCGCTTCCTATTTTTATAAGTTATTCCAAAATAAAAAAGGCGACACTTTTTAG
- a CDS encoding family 43 glycosylhydrolase, producing the protein MKRRNIFVIHFLLFFAISSYAQDKVNVNMSNAGNPILPGYFADPTIKKFGDIYYIYATTDNEMLASGAPTVWYSKDLKNWYNHTMEIPSFTAKPITNFWAPDIILGNDGKYYLYFGNCEMGCNIYGYVSDTPVGPWKKLSENDVPVISNGYPREGFPSLDAQFFKDTDGKVYGYWGTWVHYNGGYAVGELNTATMKDMVNSKNIPLSQTPKPFEAAYMMKKGSKYILMYSGDSCHDETYNVRYSYGDTPYGPFTEGQNNPILSTTEDKTTHGPGHHSVLEDGNEYYIVYHKHDYPMTRGGLARQVCIDKMVFENDSVIKKVVPTSKGIENIVKTTTPENIALNAAATASSYYHLQSSEYDYQYKPAFATDDNNATMWKVANNSLPQDLIIDLGAVKEIKRVMTQFEFASYYYQYTLQYSSDGKKWNMYADKSKNQTSGSPMIDDNDISARYLKLTVLGTEKAGLYAAVWNIKVYSSLFEIPLPLENKKSNKQAAVVSTHKMLIDLNVNNQKEGSSFTKLSNKGTIGGTFAKNGEVKIEKDNEGVKAFKFTNGSLVLDKAVPKMLAWNGSYSIATWVKNPEIAKEGEILASWCDRTAYNLANSYNALAYNSSHYGAAPHLDGHFDMRYNKLPEANKWHHIVLTFDGVVEKMYVDSVLDNSQNMMLSSAIDKAKIIIGASDIGENYSGYMASLQMYDYALTKEEIAKHFKETKIK; encoded by the coding sequence ATGAAAAGAAGAAACATATTTGTTATTCACTTTTTGCTATTCTTTGCAATTAGTAGTTATGCACAGGACAAAGTGAATGTTAACATGTCTAATGCTGGAAATCCAATTTTACCAGGTTATTTTGCAGATCCTACTATTAAAAAATTTGGAGACATTTATTATATTTATGCTACTACAGATAATGAGATGCTGGCTTCAGGAGCTCCAACAGTCTGGTATAGCAAAGATTTAAAAAACTGGTATAACCATACTATGGAAATACCATCTTTTACAGCAAAACCGATTACGAATTTTTGGGCGCCGGATATAATTCTTGGAAATGATGGTAAATACTATCTGTATTTTGGCAACTGCGAAATGGGCTGTAATATTTATGGATATGTATCTGACACACCTGTTGGTCCCTGGAAAAAATTAAGCGAAAATGACGTTCCTGTTATTTCGAATGGATACCCAAGAGAAGGGTTTCCATCACTTGACGCACAGTTTTTTAAAGATACCGATGGTAAAGTTTATGGCTATTGGGGAACCTGGGTACATTACAACGGTGGTTATGCTGTAGGTGAACTCAATACCGCTACAATGAAGGATATGGTAAATTCAAAAAACATTCCTTTGAGTCAGACACCTAAGCCTTTTGAAGCAGCCTATATGATGAAAAAAGGCAGCAAATACATACTGATGTACTCTGGTGATTCCTGCCATGATGAAACCTATAATGTTCGTTATTCTTATGGTGATACTCCTTACGGACCATTTACAGAAGGTCAGAATAATCCAATTTTGAGTACTACTGAGGATAAAACCACACATGGCCCGGGCCATCATTCGGTTTTAGAAGATGGAAATGAGTATTACATAGTGTACCACAAACATGATTATCCTATGACTCGTGGAGGTCTTGCAAGACAAGTATGTATAGATAAAATGGTTTTTGAAAATGATTCTGTCATAAAAAAGGTGGTTCCTACTTCTAAAGGTATTGAAAACATTGTAAAGACCACAACGCCAGAAAATATAGCTTTAAATGCTGCTGCAACTGCGTCGTCTTATTATCATTTACAATCTTCGGAATATGATTATCAATATAAGCCGGCTTTTGCCACAGACGATAATAATGCCACCATGTGGAAAGTAGCCAACAATTCTTTACCACAAGATTTAATAATAGATTTAGGAGCGGTAAAAGAAATAAAAAGGGTTATGACCCAATTTGAGTTTGCCAGTTATTATTACCAATACACTTTACAATATTCAAGTGATGGTAAAAAATGGAACATGTATGCTGATAAATCTAAAAATCAGACTTCCGGCAGTCCCATGATTGACGATAATGATATATCGGCACGTTACTTAAAATTAACCGTCTTGGGAACTGAAAAGGCAGGGCTGTATGCTGCTGTTTGGAATATAAAAGTATATAGTTCTTTATTTGAGATTCCGTTACCATTAGAAAATAAAAAATCGAATAAGCAGGCTGCTGTTGTAAGTACTCATAAAATGTTGATTGACCTTAATGTAAATAATCAAAAAGAGGGTAGCTCTTTTACTAAGTTATCAAACAAAGGCACTATCGGAGGAACTTTTGCAAAAAATGGTGAAGTCAAAATAGAAAAAGATAATGAAGGGGTTAAGGCATTTAAATTTACTAATGGCTCTTTGGTATTAGACAAAGCAGTTCCAAAAATGCTGGCTTGGAATGGTTCTTACAGCATTGCCACGTGGGTAAAAAATCCGGAAATAGCCAAAGAAGGTGAAATTTTAGCATCGTGGTGTGACAGAACAGCCTATAATCTGGCTAATTCTTACAATGCTTTGGCTTACAATAGCAGTCATTATGGTGCTGCGCCACATTTGGACGGTCATTTTGATATGAGATACAACAAACTTCCTGAAGCAAATAAATGGCATCATATCGTTTTGACTTTTGATGGTGTTGTAGAGAAAATGTATGTGGATAGTGTATTGGATAATTCTCAAAATATGATGTTGTCCTCTGCAATTGATAAAGCCAAAATCATCATTGGCGCATCGGATATTGGAGAAAATTACTCGGGTTATATGGCTTCCTTACAGATGTATGATTATGCCTTAACTAAAGAAGAAATAGCAAAACACTTCAAAGAAACTAAAATTAAATAA
- a CDS encoding DUF5695 domain-containing protein has protein sequence MKNINFRIGLLLFVIGTANIQAQEYWSRIEKKEPTLGIAEIYQKINTPSFQLKLVKASQTVAGLRPVKNLNFDFTPSDRLEIRDKDGLYHLGDINLRIREANASDWKSYSTAAKRGSITALPTSDKILAAADLANTLPGDIPVTIKRYYENDGGQLVLRFEITNKSDKNIEIGALGIPMVFNNILEGKSLNETHAQNVFFDPYIGMGAGYLEVKRLSGEGPALLVLPKENMNFEAYRPLNDDPTPRSIVFEGFHEWMVYSKAYADNEWKNADQWNVPSSLLLKPKESKNFSLKLVLSDGIEAIQNTLVTENLPVATSVPGYVLPQDVKSQLFLNYKSDVSSFEIEPKGAIQIKENGKTPKGLKKYTVSGVKWGRARLSIIYKDGVKQTINYKIIKPETEVIKDFGHFLTNEQWFDQPDPIFKRNPSVISYDYETKKQLTQDSRAWVAGLSDEGGAGGWLAAIMKQLIQPDKEEIKKLEKFVNTTLWGNIQYNEGKNKYGVKKSVFYYEPDSLPKGTYSKDIDYSTWAAWKHKEANDPGRSYNYPHAAAAYWTMYRLARYNKGLVDSNTWDWYLKQAYYTSIAMVEQAPYYAQFGQMEGSVFLFILDDLKTEKFTDMASNLEAKMKDRANHWRALEYPFGSEMPWDSTGQEEVYMWSDYFGYDEKAAVTLNAILAYMPTMPHWAYNGNARRYWDFLYGGKLSRVERQIHHYGSSLNAIPVLKQYRKKSDDLYLLKVGYGGLLGGISNITEDGFGPAAFHSYPTELRIDYISGDYGSGFYGYAVNTATYITKENDLGWLAFGGNLTTKDDIVEVKLTTAAKSKVFISQKQLWLTLDAGTFEKVSYNTKTDEVSITLNPANEFTPNAYLRINKDIALPYTKERGAYEIPLQKKSLTIKL, from the coding sequence ATGAAAAATATAAATTTTAGGATTGGTTTATTATTATTTGTAATAGGAACTGCTAATATTCAGGCACAAGAGTATTGGAGCAGGATTGAAAAAAAAGAACCTACTTTGGGTATTGCCGAGATCTATCAAAAAATTAATACTCCTTCTTTTCAATTAAAATTGGTAAAAGCATCACAGACTGTTGCAGGTTTAAGACCGGTTAAGAATTTGAATTTTGATTTTACTCCAAGTGACAGGCTTGAAATTAGAGACAAAGACGGATTGTATCATTTAGGAGATATCAATTTAAGAATTAGAGAAGCGAATGCATCTGATTGGAAAAGTTATTCAACCGCTGCAAAACGTGGATCGATTACTGCTTTACCAACTTCAGATAAAATTTTAGCTGCTGCAGATTTAGCAAATACATTACCCGGTGATATTCCTGTAACCATTAAGCGCTATTATGAAAACGATGGCGGTCAATTGGTGCTTCGATTTGAAATAACCAATAAATCTGATAAAAATATTGAGATTGGTGCCTTAGGAATTCCGATGGTTTTCAATAATATTTTGGAAGGGAAGTCGCTAAATGAAACGCATGCTCAGAATGTGTTTTTTGATCCCTATATTGGTATGGGTGCAGGCTATTTAGAAGTAAAAAGATTAAGTGGCGAGGGACCCGCTTTACTAGTGCTGCCAAAGGAGAACATGAACTTTGAGGCTTATCGTCCTTTAAATGACGATCCAACTCCAAGAAGTATCGTTTTCGAAGGTTTTCATGAATGGATGGTATATAGTAAAGCCTATGCAGATAATGAATGGAAAAATGCAGATCAATGGAATGTTCCATCGTCATTGCTATTAAAACCAAAAGAATCTAAAAATTTCTCTTTAAAATTAGTGCTTTCTGACGGAATTGAAGCCATTCAGAATACGCTGGTAACAGAAAATCTTCCTGTGGCAACAAGTGTTCCGGGTTATGTGCTTCCACAGGATGTTAAATCACAATTGTTTTTGAATTACAAAAGTGATGTAAGTTCCTTTGAAATAGAGCCTAAAGGAGCAATTCAAATAAAAGAAAATGGAAAAACACCTAAAGGATTAAAAAAATATACTGTAAGCGGCGTAAAATGGGGACGTGCCCGATTAAGCATCATTTACAAAGATGGTGTGAAACAAACCATCAACTATAAAATTATTAAGCCTGAAACCGAAGTCATAAAAGATTTTGGTCACTTCTTAACTAATGAACAGTGGTTTGATCAGCCTGATCCAATTTTTAAAAGGAATCCATCTGTAATTAGTTATGATTACGAAACTAAAAAACAATTAACGCAGGATAGCAGGGCATGGGTTGCCGGTTTAAGTGATGAGGGTGGAGCTGGAGGCTGGTTAGCGGCTATTATGAAACAGCTTATTCAACCGGATAAAGAAGAAATTAAAAAGTTAGAAAAGTTTGTAAACACAACACTTTGGGGTAATATTCAGTACAATGAAGGCAAAAATAAATATGGTGTTAAAAAAAGCGTATTTTATTATGAGCCCGATTCTTTACCAAAAGGAACATACAGCAAAGACATAGATTATTCTACATGGGCAGCGTGGAAACATAAAGAGGCAAATGACCCAGGAAGATCTTACAATTATCCACACGCTGCAGCAGCCTACTGGACAATGTACCGGTTAGCGAGATATAATAAAGGATTGGTGGATAGCAATACCTGGGATTGGTATTTAAAGCAAGCCTATTATACTTCCATTGCAATGGTTGAACAAGCGCCTTATTACGCACAGTTTGGTCAAATGGAAGGTTCTGTATTTTTATTCATTCTGGATGATTTGAAGACAGAAAAATTTACGGATATGGCGTCAAATTTAGAAGCAAAAATGAAAGACAGGGCGAATCATTGGAGAGCTTTAGAATATCCTTTTGGAAGTGAAATGCCATGGGATTCAACAGGTCAGGAAGAAGTATACATGTGGTCTGATTATTTTGGCTATGATGAAAAAGCAGCTGTTACTTTGAATGCAATTTTAGCTTATATGCCAACAATGCCACATTGGGCTTACAATGGAAATGCCCGTAGATACTGGGATTTTTTATACGGTGGAAAATTGTCAAGAGTAGAGCGTCAGATTCATCATTACGGGTCTTCATTGAATGCTATTCCGGTATTGAAACAATACAGAAAAAAATCAGACGATTTGTATTTGTTAAAAGTAGGGTATGGAGGACTTTTAGGAGGAATTTCAAACATTACTGAAGATGGATTTGGACCGGCAGCATTTCACTCGTATCCAACTGAGTTGAGAATTGATTATATATCGGGAGATTATGGTTCCGGATTTTATGGCTATGCCGTTAATACAGCGACTTATATTACAAAAGAAAACGATTTAGGCTGGTTAGCTTTTGGAGGGAATTTAACAACAAAAGATGATATAGTAGAAGTAAAATTAACTACTGCAGCAAAATCCAAAGTTTTCATCAGCCAAAAGCAGCTGTGGTTAACATTAGACGCTGGTACTTTTGAAAAAGTTTCCTATAACACAAAAACAGATGAGGTATCAATTACATTAAATCCTGCCAATGAGTTTACACCAAATGCTTATTTAAGAATTAACAAAGATATTGCCCTGCCTTATACCAAAGAGAGAGGAGCTTATGAGATTCCTTTACAGAAAAAGAGTTTAACCATAAAATTATAG